Proteins from a genomic interval of Rosa chinensis cultivar Old Blush chromosome 2, RchiOBHm-V2, whole genome shotgun sequence:
- the LOC112190280 gene encoding ubiquitin-conjugating enzyme E2 1, giving the protein MGSSSAQLRLMSDLKTIINEPPEGCSASPTSDDNLFVWSATIFGPDETPWEGGVFSLRLTFSERYPEKPPRVRFTSEMFHPNVYHDGALCMDIIQDAWSPCHNVSTILTSVQSLLTDPNPSSPANPEAAQMYQHDIKAYNKRVRRCARDSIES; this is encoded by the exons ATGGGATCGTCCTCTGCTCAGCTCCGGCTCATGTCCGATCTCAAAACCATCATAAACGAGCCTCCGGAG GGTTGCAGCGCAAGTCCTACGTCCGATGATAACCTGTTCGTGTGGAGCGCGACCATATTTGGGCCCGATGAGACCCCTTGGGAAG GTGGTGTTTTCAGTTTGCGATTGACCTTCAGTGAGCGCTATCCCGAAAAGCCGCCGCGTGTCCGGTTCACGTCCGAGATGTTCCATCCAAATG TTTACCATGATGGTGCACTGTGCATGGATATAATTCAGGATGCATGGTCACCCTGCCACAACGTATCAACAATTTTAACATCTGTTCAA TCACTTCTCACTGATCCAAATCCTTCAAGTCCTGCAAACCCTGAGGCTGCTCAAATGTATCAGCATGACATAAAAGCTTACAACAA GAGGGTACGCCGCTGTGCTCGTGATTCCATCGAGTCTTAG
- the LOC112183879 gene encoding disease resistance protein At4g27190-like, which yields MGLGLFKEVDTVEEAYNALHSLVRKLKDSCLLLDGYDNTLMRMHDLVQGVAIRIACRDHHILSVAYGDELKEWPNKDFFERCTVITLPSCKIPRFPSVPWECPELKMFTLRGIDHDLLEIPIEFFKEMKVLKVLDLTNLCIWSLQSLRFLYNLRTLCLDHCVLEDIAMVGQLKNLEVLSFLNSQFKQLPREIAELIHLRLLDLTDCSELETVPPNVISSLTRLEDLRMRNSFNQWEAEQVIGERSNASLFELKYLSHLTALDIHIPDGNMLLANIFSSKLERYHIIVGDEWTWHNVEETFNTLKLKLTPNNNQLHQDLGMLLKRSDNWHLDLLEGVGDIVNQFDNEDFQQLKHLHVQNSAYGRSKEIILENQVDSVVQHFMNGKVMFS from the exons atgggtttgggtttgtttaaAGAGGTTGATACAGTGGAAGAAGCATATAATGCATTGCATTCACTGGTTAGAAAACTTAAGGATTCTTGTCTATTACTAGACGGTTATGATAATACACTAATGAGAATGCATGATCTTGTCCAGGGTGTTGCTATTAGGATTGCATGCAGAGATCACCATATCTTATCAGTAGCATATGGAGATGAGTTGAAAGAATGGCCAAATAAGGATTTCTTTGAAAGGTGCACTGTGATAACTTTGCCTTCCTGCAAAATCCCTAGGTTTCCATCAGTGCCTTGGGAATGCCCTGAACTAAAAATGTTTACTTTGAGGGGTATTGATCATGACTTGTTGGAAATCCCGATCGAGTTTTTTAAAGAGATGAAAGTACTCAAAGTGTTGGATTTAACCAATCTATGTATTTGGTCACTACAATCTCTTAGGTTCCTATACAATCTTCGAACATTGTGTTTGGATCACTGTGTGTTGGAAGACATAGCTATGGTTGGACAACTAAAAAATTTGGAAGTTCTTAGTTTTTTAAATTCCCAATTTAAGCAATTGCCAAGAGAAATAGCGGAATTGATTCATCTACGATTGTTGGATTTGACGGATTGCTCTGAACTTGAAACTGTTCCACCTAATGTTATATCCAGCTTGACAAGACTAGAAGACTTGAGGATGCGAAACAGTTTTAACCAATGGGAGGCTGAACAAGTGATTGGGGAAAGAAGTAACGCAAGCCTTTTTGAGCTGAAGTACTTGTCTCATCTAACCGCATTGGACATACATATTCCAGATGGCAACATGCTTCTAGCGAACATCTTCTCCAGCAAGTTAGAAAGGTACCACATAATAGTTGGTGATGAGTGGACATGGCACAATGTGGAGGAAACCTTCAACACTTTGAAACTCAAGCTCACTCCAAACAATAACCAATTGCACCAGGATCTAGGAATGCTGCTGAAGAGATCTGATAATTGGCACTTGGATTTGTTAGAGGGTGTTGGTGATATTGTCAATCAATTTGATAATGAGGATTTTCAACAACTCAAACATCTGCATGTCCAAAACAGTGCTTATGGCCGGTCCAAAGAAATCATTTTGGAGAACCAGGTGGATAGTGTGGTGCAACACTTCATGAATGGGAAG GTTATGTTCTCCTGA
- the LOC112190052 gene encoding uncharacterized protein LOC112190052, whose protein sequence is MSATFVDMPPPERFEQVETVQGKQKYPEDAYEPQITETTAPEIQISELREDQASEIRDDFPGSPIHEEQAKDPEEKEMENEVQFGLVIFSILKFIVLHAFMNQLTTSLFFCKVNFHSRSLKWSQMLHLSKERYLRKRETCENPQIPLLFFRK, encoded by the exons ATG TCTGCTACTTTTGTGGACATGCCTCCTCCTGAGCGTTTTGAGCAAGTTGAAACAGTTCAG GGAAAGCAAAAGTATCCAGAGGATGCCTATGAACCTCAAATCACTGAAACTACTGCTcctgaaattcaaatttcagaaTTGAGAGAGGATCAGGCTTCAGAGATTAGAGATGATTTTCCAGGCAGTCCCATCCATGAGGAACAGGCTAAAGATCCAGAGGAGAAGGAGATGGAGAATGAAGTTCAGTTTGGTCTGGTAATTTTCAGCATCCTCAAGTTCATTGTCCTCCATGCATTTATGAACCAGTTAACCACCTCCTTATTTTTCTGCAAAGTAAATTTCCACTCGCGGTCCCTCAAATGGAGCCAAATGTTGCATTTAAGCAAAGAGAGATATCTTAGAAAGAGGGAGACTTGCGAGAACCCTCAAATCCCATTACTGTTCTTCCGGAAGTGA